The Prochlorococcus marinus str. MIT 9301 genome segment ATTTTCTTCACCATAATATAGGTTCTAGCCATGTCGTTCATCATGTATGTCCAACGATACCTCATTATCATGCAAAAAAGGCAACTATCTTAATTAAAAAAGCCTTTAAAAAAGCATATCTTTTTAATCCTGATCCAATACACAAAGCTCTATGGAATATTGCTTGCAATTGCGTTGCTGTTAAGTCAGACATCAAGAGAAGAAGATATGTATGGCAATCTTCATACAAAATGGTGGATTAAAAACAGAATAATCATCAATTTTTTATCACATTAATTTGCGCAAATCTGAAAAGAATATAAAAGAATTAGCAATAACAAATTTTTCATCTTAGAAATATTTACGATTATAAAAATTTTATGAGTGGCGACAATTTGCATGGTAAACAGCCTATTAAATTCTATTCGGAAAAAATAACACTTACAAAAGTAGAATTATTAGAAAAACAGTTGAGTTTAGGCGAAAAAATTTCAGATTTAGATCAAAAGCACAAAGAATGGAGAAAAAAACTTTCAGGTTGATCATTTCATATGATGAATTTTAGTAACTTATTGATATTTATATTTGCCTTATCAAGAAACTTTTCTGTAAATTACTGAAAAATTATTTGCAGGCATATTAATAATATCCTCTTGAAAAAAACCATTTTTCTTACTCTCATCACAAACTTCCTCAAGATTTTTAATACCCCAAAGATCATTTTGCATTTTTAATGAATTATCGAAAAAATAATCACTTTCACTTGTGTGCTTATTACAAATTTTAAATGGCCCATACAAAATCAAAAATTGTCCCTTATTGAGTAATTTTCCTGACTCTCTAAAGAGTGCTACAGTACAAGACCATTCTGCAACATGAATCATATTTATAGAGACTATTCCATGCAAAGAATTAGCTAATTCCAATGGAATTTTCCAAGGAATTTTTTCTACATCAATCTCAAGAGGCTGGGGCATTTTCTCAGTTAAGTCTTCATACTTAATCCAAGAACTTATACTTTTTCTATGCACTAAATCTGGATCACTTGTTTGCCAGATTATTGCAGGAAAGCGTTTTTGAAAAAACACTCCATGTTCACCGCTGCCACTCCCGATTTCCAATACTGAACCTTTTTTAATAATTTTGGATAGTACATCACCAATGCAGTCTCTATTTCTTTGAGTAGCTGGAAAAAAAAGTCTATTATCCAAAATTAAAAAAAAACTTGGGCGATTCAGTAAAGTGAATAGTTCTAAAATCCTGGATTATTTAACCTTTCTCAATTTAGGAGTTTTAAAAAACATTATTTTAAGGCTAAAAAATAATATTGAAATCGTTAGAGCAGGCAAGATATAAAGTATTAAATCAGAACTCATTAGGGAAGGTATCCTTCCAAAAATTAAATGCATGTAGTAAGTCGCGAATGACATGAATTCATATATATCTAATTTATTAATAGCAATTATTTGAACTCTACAAACTACTTTTAGTCAAAATCTAAAAATTCTTATAAAAAGAGTCAGCCTGTATCCCTACTAGCTGACTCTTAATAATATATTAATTTAAATTACTTCTAAATGAGGATATACCTCTTAAAAAAACAAGGTAAAAAGCTTACATTTTTTTTTAAATTTAAAAAATCAGTACAAAAATAAAAACACAGATAAAGTATATTTCGACACATATTTGTAGCAGTTTTAAAATTTGTTCAACAAAAAAAGGAATAATCCCTTATTTTCTTTACATAACTAAATAAATATGTTATATTAGTTAACAATTACCAAAAAAAAATGACTCCAGAAGCAGAACGTTTTAACGGTTGGGCAGCAATGTTAGGGTTTGTTGCAGCAGTCGGTGCCTATGTCACAACAGGCCAGATAATTCCAGGCTGGTTCTAATGAAAAATAACGAGCCAAAAATAGTAGAAAAAGAGAAAATCGTTGCTGAAAAACTTAACGGTAGATTCGCAATGTTAGGTTTTGTCGCTTTAGTTGGAGCATATTTAACTACAGGTCAAATCATCCCAGGTTTTATCTAATATAAGTTTTCAATTTTCATAAAAAGCCTAATCAAAATTAGGCTTTTTTGCAAAAATTTTTTTTTGTTATTAAGGCATAACTTATGCTGAAATTGTTTTGAAAATATTTTTTTTCTAATTTATTATCTATACTCCCGGGAAACAAGTCAAACTAAATGTTATTTAGCAAAAATATGAAATAACATAATTCTCTTCCTAAGAGGATGATGAAGTAAAAATGGTTAATATTAAAAATATATTTTAAAAAGAAATATTAATTTGATCATTTTTTCAACCTTAAGACATAAATTTATGTGTTTGTTGATGCTATCTTTATCGAGATAATTGGAGGATTTAATGAGAGTAAAGCTTGAACCCGAAACAGCATTTATTGGCAAAAAGTTTGCTTATATATTTCTTGGAATAATATTTAGCTTGAATGCCATAACTTTTATTTGGTTTTTCTTATTTTCAAATTTAAAATAAAATCTAAATTTTTTATTTACAAGCTGTAAATAATACAGCTTAAAGCAAAAATTTATGAAAACAGTTATTTATAAACTAAAAAATTCCTGGAATGATCTGTCCTGTTGTTATATAAGCACCTAATAGTGCAACGAAGCCAACCATAGCCCATCTACCATTTACTTTTTCTGCATTTTGAGGATATCCATCGTAAGATACAGTTTCATCAATATAAGGCCTTGTTTCTGATGGGAACATATTCTGTCTTCCACCTGATTCTGTAGTAACTCCTGATTTTGTCATTAAAGATAATAATAATTGTTAATTAAAGTAACACGAATATTAACTTATGTAAACCAATAGCCTCTAGAAATTTACTTGTGAGTATTTCTGGTCCAATGTGTTACAATTCTGTTCAAAAACAATGGTTAGTAATAATTTTTATTTTGATGAATCAACTTATTTATTATCAAATTTGCAGATAAATAACTAAAAATAAGCATTTATACCCACAGTAAGTAATTTTACTTAGTAAACTATTGTTAGCATTTAGGAAGTGCTTAGCTGGTTAAATCAGGTAATCTGAATTAATTAGGTCGTCATGAGCTTGCAGGTGGGATACTTGCAGGCTCTTTCAATTTTAAAAGTAAAAAAAACTAAGCATTTAAATAATTTTTGACGAATTGAATAATATCCTAAAGAAAAGAAACTAATGTCAATGTTTTTTTTATTTGCTAAATAGAAAATAGACTGAAGAAAATGTATGTCTCTAGATTTTATTCTCATTCCATCTTGTATTTTGATTATCCTTTTTCTTTTAAATCGAGAAAATATGATCTACAAAAAAAATCAAAAAGTTAAGTAAGATCATATTCTAAAAAGACTGAATAATAAAGATCGAAAACTGTTTTACCGAAAATAATAATTTTAAAAAAACTACTTTAAAAAAGTTTAAAACCTTAAAGGATTTACTTGAGAAACTATACCAACTTTTTTCTTAAAATTAATTTGTCCCAATATAGTTTTGCATTATTAATTTGATTTAGTTTTTGTTGGCAGTGTACGCAATTGCATTCGTATATTAACGTTTTATTTTTCATGCTTTAACTGTTTTTTTTAAAGAAACCAAATTTCTTCTTTTATTGCAAGTGTTAATAAATTTTTTTTTTGATAAATTATTGAAATTTAAATAATAAAAAGGTTTTTCTTAACTATCATTTTTATATTGGTTTCTAAATCCTCAATATTTTATAATGTTAAAAAAGACAGTAAAAAACAAATAAATTTCTTTTGAAACTTTCAAATCAATCACTAATAAAAAAAACTATTAATAAAATCATTTCTCCTTGGTATTTACTTCCTTTAATTGATAGATGGTTATTAGGGCAAATAATTCCTCCCATGATATTTGCAATTTCTGCTTTCACTGTCATTTCATTATCTGTTGGCGTGATGTTTGATCTTATAAGAAAAATAGTTGAATTTGGCTTACCTTTATTTCTGGCTTTAAAAGTCCTTTTTTTTAGTTTACCCAGTTTTTTAGTTTTATCATTCCCAATGGCAGTTTTGCTTTCAACATTATTAGCCTACGGAAAATTATCAAGCAATTCAGAATTGTTGGCTTTGAAATCTTTGGGTATAAAAACTTCAAGAATCATTTCTCCAGCTATTGCTCTTTCAATATTTATGACAGGATTGACTTTTTACTTTAACGATAATTTAGTTCCTGCGAGTAATAAATTAGCTGAAAAGACATTAAGAGCAGGAATAGGAAGTTCTTTTAGTGCTGAACAACGAAAAGATAATATTATGTTTTCAAGATATGGATCTAGGATAAGTTCATCAAATAAAAAACCTACAAAAACAAATACTTTTCTTACTCATATATTTTATGCTTCATGGTATGAAAACAACATTATGGAGGGTGTTACAGTTTTAGATTTTTCTAGAGAAGATTTTCAACAAATCTTAAAGGCAAAGAATGGAGTATTTGACAAAAAAAGTTCTTCTTGGATATTTTCTGACGGGAATATTGTATCAATTGATCCAAGCGGGCAAACTACAAATATTCAATTCCAAGAATATACTTATCCATTTGTTGAAGGTCCTATGGAGCTAGCAAAGGTGCCTAAAGATGCAAATGAAATGACTTTAAAGCAGGCTATACAAGCAGAAA includes the following:
- a CDS encoding high light inducible protein, producing MTKSGVTTESGGRQNMFPSETRPYIDETVSYDGYPQNAEKVNGRWAMVGFVALLGAYITTGQIIPGIF
- a CDS encoding high light inducible protein, which codes for MKNNEPKIVEKEKIVAEKLNGRFAMLGFVALVGAYLTTGQIIPGFI
- a CDS encoding high light inducible protein — encoded protein: MTPEAERFNGWAAMLGFVAAVGAYVTTGQIIPGWF
- a CDS encoding DUF938 domain-containing protein, which gives rise to MDNRLFFPATQRNRDCIGDVLSKIIKKGSVLEIGSGSGEHGVFFQKRFPAIIWQTSDPDLVHRKSISSWIKYEDLTEKMPQPLEIDVEKIPWKIPLELANSLHGIVSINMIHVAEWSCTVALFRESGKLLNKGQFLILYGPFKICNKHTSESDYFFDNSLKMQNDLWGIKNLEEVCDESKKNGFFQEDIINMPANNFSVIYRKVS
- a CDS encoding LptF/LptG family permease, translating into MKLSNQSLIKKTINKIISPWYLLPLIDRWLLGQIIPPMIFAISAFTVISLSVGVMFDLIRKIVEFGLPLFLALKVLFFSLPSFLVLSFPMAVLLSTLLAYGKLSSNSELLALKSLGIKTSRIISPAIALSIFMTGLTFYFNDNLVPASNKLAEKTLRAGIGSSFSAEQRKDNIMFSRYGSRISSSNKKPTKTNTFLTHIFYASWYENNIMEGVTVLDFSREDFQQILKAKNGVFDKKSSSWIFSDGNIVSIDPSGQTTNIQFQEYTYPFVEGPMELAKVPKDANEMTLKQAIQAEKIYEKTGNLKEIRRIKVRIQEKFTLPFACLVFGLIGSSLGSKSNLRSSKSQGFGLSVILILIYYVMSFLFSSFGVKGILPPIFAAWLPVLISLGGGIYLLRRSSSF